Proteins from one Geomonas agri genomic window:
- a CDS encoding argininosuccinate synthase encodes MAKKEVKKIVLAYSGGLDTSIILKWLKNEYGCEVVTFSADLGQGDELEPVREKAFKTGADKVYIDDLREEFVRDFVYPMFRANAIYEGSYLLGTSIARPLIAKRQMEIAKIEGCDAVSHGATGKGNDQVRFELAYYHFNPAITVVAPWREWKLNSRQALINYAKRNDIPIPITKKRPWSSDRNLLHISFEGGILEDTWLEPPENMFVLTKAPEKAPNKPQYVEIEFEKGNAVAVDGVRMTPAQLLAHLNTIGGEHGIGRVDLLENRSVGMKSRGVYETPGGTILREAHMAVEQITIDREVMHLRDSLIPRYAEMIYNGYWFSPEREMMQCLIDDSQKTVNGVARLKLYKGHVRTVGRKSESDSLFNLDFATFEKDQVYNQADAEGFIKLNSLRLRIRSLMMANKNK; translated from the coding sequence ATGGCAAAGAAAGAAGTGAAAAAGATCGTCCTCGCCTACTCGGGCGGGCTTGACACCTCCATCATCCTCAAGTGGCTCAAAAACGAGTACGGCTGTGAGGTGGTGACGTTCTCCGCAGACCTGGGCCAGGGCGACGAGCTCGAGCCGGTACGCGAGAAGGCATTCAAGACTGGCGCCGACAAGGTGTACATCGACGACCTGCGCGAAGAATTCGTGCGCGACTTCGTATACCCGATGTTCCGCGCCAACGCGATCTACGAGGGCTCCTACCTGCTGGGCACCTCCATCGCGCGCCCGCTGATCGCCAAGCGCCAGATGGAAATTGCCAAGATCGAGGGCTGCGACGCCGTCTCCCACGGCGCCACCGGCAAGGGCAACGACCAGGTCCGCTTCGAGCTGGCCTACTACCACTTCAACCCGGCCATCACCGTGGTCGCACCGTGGAGGGAGTGGAAGCTGAACTCGCGCCAGGCGCTGATCAACTACGCCAAGCGCAACGACATCCCGATCCCGATCACCAAGAAGCGCCCCTGGTCTTCCGACCGCAACCTGCTGCACATCTCCTTCGAAGGGGGCATCCTGGAGGATACCTGGCTCGAGCCGCCCGAGAACATGTTCGTGCTCACCAAGGCTCCGGAGAAGGCACCGAACAAGCCGCAGTACGTCGAGATCGAGTTCGAGAAGGGTAACGCGGTTGCCGTCGACGGCGTGCGCATGACCCCGGCGCAGTTGCTGGCGCACCTGAACACCATCGGCGGCGAGCACGGCATCGGCCGCGTCGACCTCCTCGAGAACCGCTCGGTCGGCATGAAGTCCCGTGGAGTCTACGAGACCCCGGGCGGCACCATCCTGCGCGAAGCCCACATGGCGGTCGAGCAGATCACCATCGACCGCGAAGTCATGCACCTGCGTGACTCCCTGATCCCGCGCTACGCCGAGATGATCTACAACGGCTACTGGTTCTCCCCGGAGCGCGAGATGATGCAGTGCCTGATCGACGACTCCCAGAAGACCGTCAACGGCGTCGCCCGCCTCAAGCTCTACAAAGGGCACGTGCGCACCGTGGGCCGCAAGTCCGAGAGCGACTCCCTGTTCAACCTCGACTTCGCGACCTTCGAGAAGGACCAGGTCTACAACCAGGCGGACGCCGAGGGCTTCATCAAGCTGAACTCGCTGAGGCTCAGGATCCGTTCCCTGATGATGGCCAACAAGAACAAGTAG
- a CDS encoding NUDIX domain-containing protein, which yields MEQNDFKASHIVTSVVAVIIDSDGRVLLTKRNIPPFQGEWVMPGGKIDLGEPIVAALKREVWEEVGLEVEVGDLIDVFEHVTPGEDNYHFIIIYYRCTPLYCDVNHNKDEVAEARWVEPAELATYKIPAGARFILSKIFTGGT from the coding sequence ATGGAGCAAAACGATTTCAAGGCCAGCCACATAGTCACCTCGGTGGTTGCGGTCATCATCGACAGCGATGGCCGGGTGCTCCTCACCAAGAGGAACATCCCTCCCTTCCAGGGGGAGTGGGTGATGCCGGGTGGCAAGATCGACCTCGGTGAACCGATCGTGGCGGCGCTCAAGCGCGAGGTCTGGGAAGAAGTGGGCCTCGAGGTGGAAGTGGGCGACCTCATCGACGTCTTCGAGCACGTGACGCCGGGTGAGGACAACTACCACTTCATCATCATCTACTACCGCTGCACGCCGCTTTACTGCGACGTGAACCATAACAAGGACGAAGTGGCCGAGGCCCGCTGGGTCGAGCCGGCCGAGTTGGCGACCTACAAGATACCGGCCGGCGCCCGCTTTATCCTCAGTAAGATCTTTACGGGTGGTACCTGA
- the argF gene encoding ornithine carbamoyltransferase, which produces MKKDFLALSQFTKAELDAMFALCKDLKAKTKNREEHHLLKGKSLAMIFEKSSTRTRISFEVGMYQLGGHPLFISSKDSQMGRGEPIKDTARVMARYCDGVMIRTFAQETVEEFAKYASIPVINGLTDLHHPCQIMADVFTVIEHKGSYDGLKFAWIGDGNNMANSWIEAAAIFGFDLTLACPEGYDPNPQVMAWAKANGSSKIVITRDPKEAAKDADVLNTDVWASMGQEEEQKIREKAFAGYQLDEQLLALAKKDALVLHCLPAHRGEEISDGVIEGPNSVVWDEAENRLHVQKAIMATLMK; this is translated from the coding sequence ATGAAAAAAGACTTCCTGGCACTGAGCCAGTTCACCAAGGCCGAACTGGACGCCATGTTTGCCCTGTGCAAGGACCTGAAAGCGAAGACCAAGAACCGCGAGGAGCACCACCTCCTCAAGGGCAAGTCGCTGGCCATGATCTTCGAGAAATCCTCGACCCGCACCAGGATCTCATTCGAGGTCGGCATGTACCAGCTGGGGGGGCACCCGCTCTTCATCTCCAGCAAGGACTCCCAGATGGGCCGCGGCGAGCCGATCAAGGACACCGCCCGCGTCATGGCGCGCTACTGCGACGGCGTCATGATCCGCACCTTCGCCCAGGAGACCGTGGAAGAGTTCGCCAAGTACGCCTCCATCCCGGTCATCAACGGCCTCACCGACCTGCACCACCCCTGCCAGATCATGGCCGACGTGTTCACCGTGATCGAGCACAAGGGTAGCTACGACGGGCTCAAGTTCGCCTGGATCGGCGACGGCAACAACATGGCCAATTCCTGGATCGAGGCCGCCGCCATCTTCGGCTTCGACCTGACTCTCGCCTGCCCGGAAGGGTACGACCCCAACCCGCAGGTTATGGCATGGGCCAAGGCGAACGGCTCCTCCAAGATCGTGATCACCCGCGACCCGAAAGAAGCCGCCAAGGACGCCGACGTCTTGAACACCGACGTCTGGGCCAGCATGGGACAGGAAGAGGAGCAGAAGATCCGCGAGAAGGCCTTCGCCGGCTATCAGCTGGACGAGCAGCTGCTCGCCCTGGCCAAGAAGGACGCCCTCGTGCTGCACTGCCTCCCGGCGCACCGCGGCGAGGAGATCAGCGACGGCGTCATCGAAGGCCCCAACTCGGTGGTCTGGGACGAAGCGGAGAACCGCCTGCACGTGCAGAAGGCCATCATGGCCACACTGATGAAATAA